The genomic stretch aagaaagatttttATCCACCGAGTTTCAAGTTATACGTCATCATTGACTTTCCGGGATTTCTCCAtcatcagaaaaagaaaaaaggaataataaaagaaagaaatgtATAATACCTGCTTTCATGAAACAATATTTCTGATTATGCCAATTCTTAAGAGAACATAACTTAATTATATATCCAAATATTGATGCTTGTATCAAATCAAATCTATTTGTATGGTTAGATAATAAATTAAGGTAATTAAATATATTAATTGACTATATTTACGTGATTAAACTATACGTGAAAGATAACTGCCATATAACCTTCACTGATTTGATGTAAATATTGAAACATGTCCTAATATTCCGCGACAGCTCGAATATtaccaaaattaaaaaataacaaaaaagagaatATATGTAAAAGCAACGGTAAAAGGAAGTAGGAGTATTGAAACATGTCCAAATCTTCCACGACAACTCGAATATTACCAAAACTTGGAAATAGTAAAACAgagaatctatatatatatatatatataagcaagaaagttaccatatataattgacattatggttaagccatgTGGCaaactaataaatgtcaatagtatatggtgactttattctatatttgattattttagttatatatatatatatatatatatattaaagcaagaaagttaccatatataattgacattatggttaagtcAAGTGACaaactaataaatgtcaatagtatatggtgactttattctatatttgattattttagttaaatacatatatatatatatgaattaaaagataattttgaatttatatataaagttctaaaattcgaatttaaattaaaaataaaatttatctttttttatcatgttatcatatgcaattatgttaggaacttttgttattttttctaattatttaaatactactttgcctctagcaaaaaaaaaaaaactacctcatataactataaaactctttcatatttaaaatcctataagtatagttctttgaaacactgtaactagatttgaataaaacgaaattcttttaaaataaatttaatatataagatacacgtctatgtttatctaaataacaaaaaaaagtttacaaaaccaaataaaagtttacttacatatataataaagtaaacatacattctggagaaagaaacatcacaagaTCAATCAACattaaaaaaaagttatttcttttttcttcttgaagaatatttgtttgatgagtcaatttgcataaatggacatcaagcaaataacaaaactttggctatacaatcgctatcattaatttcaatttagcacattcaaggaattgaagagtagaagttgaaaccccttcatttagctgtagtcaggccaatattgcaaggatataatattttttttgttgaagaatattaggtgtgaatcattagattatgcaaaaggtttttttcaaactcaacaagagagaaattgatttctaattgatagtttctataacgacttttaagtgtaacaaagagtatataaaaagaaaaaattggtatgaagtgaatttgtttttaaatgtaaacaaattatttcgaaaaaactctttactttttttaattcaaagataataaaaagataaggtatttttgaacattagtagagagttttataattatttataataggagttatatcatggataaactaaaaaaaccgaaatcttatggaatatttacataatatccggccatatttattgtttactttttatagctaatataagtAGATATATACCGAtaacacacgattatacacatattatatatggattatatataaattacacatcattcaattttttaatttaagtggtcgggtgagcacatatttaggctgattagataaaaccaaagaaaaatatgaaacaatttcaaccaaagagcaaaaatataattaaagttcatatgtagataatattttattaaaactcatccttttatagtgaaataaattaatttcttgtaacaaaaaatataatgacataaaaaataagataaaaaataaatattgaaaaaaaaatgttagaatgatctaaaaacgagaaataaaagatgaaaacaaatttcttcttatgtttcatctttgttgaatataaaaaatttgaaagttaatctcatcgatttcaaatatttgtttttcaactcaaatacatagattataagataaggatatcttagaatatttttttaatttacattatatatcattttaaaaattactattactaacaaactaatatgatattcgaatttgaattggaatgcaatttgagtggtttgcattgaggttaagccaacTATGGTatcgaaaaataaactacttgacaattttaagacaatatatgcaatatttTATGATAATATTCAACTAATTTAACaattaatgattcaaagaacgaaattttgtatatatagggtattaaaaatttaaattctggggctagagatatcgataaacttaaagtggagtcatactgaaataaatccggccaaaaaatcatttaaattttagatagataattaaagtaaattttaaactaatgataatatcttcacttgtatcattataaagataataattattataatatatatgaagttttagaaattgaaaattcaaaatagaaatattttttgaaagataaaatcataccaaataagagttcaaatcgtagtataagagtcacgtcgtaatcaaagaTCGTTTATATcatgtcaacctttgtgctttgccataaatatgacttattatttcattttgtggttatttttaggttccaatgacacctataagaatagtgcaaaaataaaattatcactacgagaattgagaaaatgttagtcttttttcacgtagtgtttcttaattaatatctgacgattatctataattatttagaaggtttaaatgttacggttatttacatataattcaaataacttagatatttaacatggttaatgtcaactatcaaaatggagtaaaaaaaattcactagctaaagaattttttatatttttagataaccaactaaaatgagttttgaattaagaataatattttcaattacattattataaaaataattattattgaaaaatatattttagtaactgaaattttaagaaagaaatattttttaagagatatcaacacaccaaataagagttcaagtagtagtaaaagagttaagtcttatccaaagagtcattcattgtctcaacatttgattgttttgccataaatatgagttattattttgcttcctgactatttttaggtttcaatgacaccggcaagaatgatattaaaaaaaaagaagaaatggttaatttttttatgtagttaatatccaatgattatctatatttattgagaaagtgtaaattttaagattactaaaatacaatccaaataacttaaatatttggcATAATTAATGTCCGCGCATCCGCGCGGATACTAATACTAGTATACATAAAAACATGTCATAAACTTCACCGACAACTCGAAAAATTAGCAAAAATTAGAAATAGTAAAAAAgagagtaaaaataaaaatattggtaAACTAAACTGGGATATTTATTCATTCATTTGTAAATTAAGGGATATTATTAAGAGAGTATCAAATACGAATAATCTTAGAATATCAAATCACTATTGGTCTGGGCCTGGGCCTAAAAGTTGACTCGACCGTCACAATATTGTAGAGGTAATTTTGAAATTCCTTTGAAAAATAGAGAGTACAGTCACCACTATAATTAAATATCTAAATTTACTTGCCTCATAACATGTGAACACTAAAGAAAATAAACTGGAATCATCTTTATAAACTACCAAAACTGAAAACCAAAGATGTTGGAAAAAATCTATAAATACTAGACTTATGCATTACAAAGTTCATATCATAGCAAACtttaataataaatacaagtTATATCATTATCATCCTTGAGAATGAGTACTAGGTTGATTAAAGGTCGCAAAAGTGTTTGTCTCGCGAAGATAGAAAATCAGAATAATCGACAAGTGACCTTCTCAAAACGCCGAAATGGTGTCTTCAAGAAAGCAAATGAGCTTGCTGCTATGACTGGTGCTGAAGTTGGCATCATCGTGTCTTCACCAGGTAACAAGCCTTACATTTTTTTGGTTATCTAGATATACATAATATATactatcaataatataaagtaaaTGTACATGCATCATCATAGTTAAACATGCAAATTTAAAATTTTGAACATGATACTTAATCTCACGTAAAATTAAAGCATCATATATCCAAATAATTCCTAACACGGGGTACGTTATAATAGTAGATAAATCGATTTTTCTCCTCTTGCCATATTCTATATTACTGATTTCTCTCTTCTTACTCTATAGGTAGCAAGCCTTACTCTTTTGGTCATCCAAATATAAACGAAATCATGAACAAATATGTTGGGGAAGAAAGGCCTCTATCACCATCATCACCAGACATTGATGAAAAATATGTCCAGACGTTTCGAAAAGCCAATTCTAGAAAACTTAACGCGCAACTCAATACTCTACAAGACCAGCTGGATTTTGAGTTAAGCTTGAAAAACAAACTCAATCAGATGAATAAGAATGTGGAAAGCCAACAAGAGTGGTTCAGGGGTCCTATAGAGAAGATGAACTACACAAAGGCTTCAATATTGAAAGAGGAGTTGGAAGATCTTCTCTTGAAGGTGAAGAAATATGGTACTGAACGTGGGTATGGTTATGAAAATGGAAAATGGAAGGTTGAATAAAAGCATCTACTAGTTTTCTTTTATAATCGTTcttgttatttatttttaaaggtgAACTTTGGCGCAACCATAAAAGTTGTCGCCGTATAACTAGGATATCACAGGTTtaaaccaaaaaaataatatGTTGGGTCTATAAAAGACCCTATATGGTTTGTCTCTTCTCCGGGCCGTATTCCTGCACATAGCGGGAGTATAGTACACGGACTGTTCTAGTTAATCATTTTCGTTTTTTTTGGTTGGGGGTATTATGTGATGTTTTGATGATATCTACTATGTATGCTCAATCAATGAAAACCTTATGTTTTATAAGTGTGATCTTTCTATCTTTTAAGAGGACATCCCGATCTAATTATAAGATGATATAATTAAACATTGATACAATTGAGCTTAAATacgtaataataaaaaaattaataaaaaatattttttttttatgagAAATGTGCGCGCTTCAGCATCCAATATTACACAACTGTGACGTTTGAGATTCGAGTTGCATTATATGTCCTGTATATTTTAATTTTAAagaattttcctcttctttcttcttttctgttaCTATTTACGTCCTTcccaagaagaaaaagaaagatataTATAACATGATTAAGATTTCAAATGACTGTTTACATGATAATCTATATTCAAGAAAAAGGACTCAACCATTATCGGGGCCTAAGATACTAATTTGGTTGGTATTCACTTCAAGATTTGTTTTGGCTGAATCGAAGCCATTTATTGTTGACAGAAgcttaaagagtgttattacaAATATTTAATTGATTTTACTAAGCGTAAATCTCAAAATAACAAAAATCTTgataaaaatcagaaatttttcCGAAGAATTGTGCATGTCATCAATCCAATGTTACGGGTTTATGAGATTCGAGTTGTAATCTAATGATTGTAATTGCGTTGTTTTTTAATTTCaagaaatatttttctcttctatctTCAATTCTTACATTTCAAATCGTTagaaaaaaaatttgaaagaGAATGAAAGAAAAGTGAGAAGAAAATGTTATATGATTATGATTTCAAATGAATTTTTTACACTAATAAGTTCTACTTTCAAAAGGAAGGACTTGATAACAAATGAAATCAAAAAATACTAATTTGATTGAGATTCCCTTCCTGATTTAAGCGGCCAGTTTCCGATATAATTTACAATACAGCCCAGTTAAATTATTACGTGCAAAAAATAAATTTAttataagaaaaaagaaattctTTATTTGATCCAAttcctatcccatttgatgtttTGCTCAGTTACACAAATTTCATTAGATATATCTTTagaaaaatatagaaaaagaaaaaagttgtGAAGAAACCTGTGATGAtccgataggtcattttgagtattaGCCCTTAATTCCATGTTCCGAGACCCCCGTTAGCTTCATTTGATGTTTCTTGCTTTGGGTGTGCGGTCCATGTCGCTTtttgaaaagcttttatgtgaaaatttgaagaaaacataaTTTTTGGCTTTAAAAGCAACTTGAGTTGACCACAATCAATATTTTGTGACTTTGGATCGCTGTTTTTATGATTTCGGTAGgtccatatggtgattttggatttgggcGTATTCATGGAATTGAAGTTGGAGGTCCCTAAAATAATTGGACTCATTTTGCTGAAATCTAGCATTTTGGAAGTTTGAAAATTTACTAAGTTTGACCGTAAGTTGACTTCTTAGCAAACGGATTTTGATGTTGAAACTTGGAATGGGTCTGTATCGCTATTTgaaacttatatgcaaatttgatGCAATTCGAaattgatttgacatgattcagACGCTTAGATGTGATCCTAGTTTCTTGAGTTTTACTTTGAAATGTCATTCATTTTGAGGATTGATTTGTAGATTtagatattattttggtgatttgattgagTAGGCAAGTTCGTATGGTCTTATTACACTTgtatgcatatttggtttggagcccgaggggctcgggtaagtttcagaCGTATTTCAGATGAGTTTTGCTAGTGTGAAGATTGCTGGTGCAATACTAGCTCTGATGTCTGCTGcatatctcgcatttgcgaggtctggctcgcaattgcgagcctcgCTTTTGCAAACAAGAATTCTCAATTGCGAGCAAGGCCTGAGATTGGGTAACCGCGCATTTGTGAGGAaatggttcgcaattgcgaatagctgaggatcgcatttgcgatcactttGTCTCATTTGGATGCCTGAAAAAACAGtattccttcgcaattgcgaagatgctGGCCGCATTTGTAAAGGTGGGAACTTCGCATTTGCCATATTTTGTCACATTTACGACTTCTGTGGCTCTGAGGTAGGGTTCGCATTTGAGACCCTTGTCTTATATTTGCGGTGTTTGCAATTGTGAACATGACTTTGCAATGGCAATGCATGTGGGTAAAATAGGGAAAAAACAAGACTTAGCTCATTTCACACAATTTCTCAACCCTTAACACTCTAGAAGAGATTTTCCAAGagacttttcttcccaaattcattgGTGAATGACTTAATCCATTTTTCATTCAATTATCCATTACATTTCATGAGATTTTCAATATCAAAtttaggattttcatggtagaaattagggatttgggtagaattgggagtttttgtaaaattgagatttagacctcgaattgaggttgaatttcaaaataaattatataatcGGGCTTGGAAGTGAATGTGTAATCGAATTTTGGTCCAAACTCGGAGTTTGAGCAAGCGGGCccagggttgacttttgttgaattttttttaaaataatcataattgaacctctttcattcgcgggtagtttctaaagcttttTTTTGAATCATTTGATcaataatttgctagatttgattggtttggaggcttgttaaAAGCAAGGCCATGGTTGATTAATTGCTTGAGTTACAGAGTGAGGTAAGTTTTGGGTCTAAATTTAGTTTAAGGAATTAGGGAACCTTGAACTACGTATTATGTGAATTATATAGACAATGACATATATGTGAGGTGGCGGGTATATATACGCCGTTATGATACTTGATTCTATGTTTTTGTTAATTCAAGATAAATCTTGTTTCATGTCTTAGTTGCTACATGCTTTATTGACTTCTATGCCATAATTGTTACTTGTCATTTAGCTATTCTTGTATTAAATTGTCCATCCCTTCTATGATTCCATGCTTGTTTGTTACTTGTCTCTACTTGCATATCTTAATTTTCGTACCTCTTACTTACCTTATAGTTTTGTAATATTTGTTGCTTTCTATAATGTGGTTTCGCTTGTATGAGTTGTGTAATTGATAGATATCAATGTGTTGGTAGGGTTGAGACATTCGAGCTGTTAGAGATTCTTTGATTATTATGTGATTCTTCATTGCCTCGCATATTTACTCTCTTGATGTAGAAATCTTTGTAAATTTTGGTTGTTGAATTGCTATTGTTGATTGAAATTGTTtggggagtgggttgcacgccgcaacgaaaATGGAAAATTAATGAATTGAAATGGCAGAATAAGGACAAAATATGATATTGACAGatgatgatatggtgggattGGATTGTGCACTGCAATACATTGTGTATGTTGTAATTATTTGTGACTGTTGGATTTGCCTCGGTATTTTGAGTTGAGTTTATGAGCCTTGTTATTCTGGGCTCTCTGGTAGTTGGATTTCGAGTTGGTTTTTATTGGTTAACTACTTTACTTCCATTTcatttatttcctattattattattattattattattattattattattattattattattattattattattattattattattattattattattattattattattattattattattattattattattattattattattattattattattattattattattattattattattattattattattattattattattattattattattattaatcgGGGTTAGGCTCAACGCTTACAGAGTAAatagggtcagttgtactcatactacactttgtaCTTTTTGTGCAGATATCGGAGTTGGTCCCAGCAAAGCTGATGGAGATTGCTTGGATCTAGCTATcagtggagacttgaggtatagcttCACGGCGTCCGTAGtcttgaagtccccttctatgTCAGGTTAGCTGTTTATTTTGGATTCAGACAGTTACGTTTTATTCAGACTATTATCtgtagttgtcacgacccaaaatccaccagtCGTGATAGTACCTAACCCAACCAGCTAGGTAAGCTAATTGACAATTATCCAATTCAatttaacttaataaaatatttaaacaatagaATTATCTAAATTTTCTACATTTCTCAAGGACTGGTAttacaaatcatgagcttttaagaatagagtttacaagcTGTTATGAAAAAAATACattttctgtttgaaaagtataTAAATAGATTTTTGTAATCTAGGCTACCGTGAACAAGAGACAGCATATAGCAGGAACACAAGTACgccttcaaatccagcaaccatTGATTGCAGCAACCTCAACATCCGGAATCTACACACAATATgcaggaagtgcagtatgagtacaaccgaccccatgtgctcaaaagtaacaaacctaaccttaggttgaaagcaataacgagctggaacataggtcgggtccaacaccaataaccaatagcagttCATAGCAGTGTAACACAAGTACGTAAAGAAGCAGCTCAGAGATAGAATGCTCAATCTtttcatattttttcaaaaatagcccGCCAttcaagaatatcagtgaaaaAACAAAATTCTTTACCAAAAACGTcataaaatatgagatagtttgaaaattgtaatttttctaaaaacccttttcacaataaataagatgttttattttctttccagATAACAAGTGTAAAATACCTCTCTATACaacatatcaatgtgtgtaaaaatCATGAATGGCATGATACCGTATaacatgaggaaaaatgcatctctatgcttgtatgtcatgtatgcatgccaatgtcatgtatctcagagatgaataatgtactcacactctcagagtactccaCCTCACTGTATCACACCTTCCCCTCATCATAATCAactactcggtactgtatatggcccatggaagatccatccaggaatatatacatcactaactataagtcacccagtaccgaggaaacaggccaatccagcctcatggagaagatccatctccatgcCAAGGGAAGGTCCATCCCTGAATATAATCAATACTTcagacaaatccatgtccagggaaatctatccctcaataatatcatccgctCTCACTCGGGGTGTGTAAACTCTGGAGGGACtcctttagcccaagcgctataacaggCCAATGAAGGCATAATCGATaatttgctgcg from Nicotiana sylvestris chromosome 12, ASM39365v2, whole genome shotgun sequence encodes the following:
- the LOC138882783 gene encoding agamous-like MADS-box protein AGL62, coding for MSTRLIKGRKSVCLAKIENQNNRQVTFSKRRNGVFKKANELAAMTGAEVGIIVSSPGSKPYSFGHPNINEIMNKYVGEERPLSPSSPDIDEKYVQTFRKANSRKLNAQLNTLQDQLDFELSLKNKLNQMNKNVESQQEWFRGPIEKMNYTKASILKEELEDLLLKVKKYGTERGYGYENGKWKVE